The DNA window GAGCAACATCCGAAGCGGTTGGGACCGTCGAAATGATTGCCTGAACTCCTCCAGCACTTTTTAGCTGATCAATTGAATCCGTTCTACCGGCATCAATGAATAAATGAGCCCCTAAATGCCTAAGATCTTTAACATCATGCTCTCCTCTTCCGATTGCAATGACTTTAAATCCCATCTTGCGGGCATATTGGACTGCCATGTGTCCCAAACCACCAATTCCGAGAATGGCTACACCATCACCGGCTTGGGCTGAGCTTTTTTTAAGCGCATTAAAGGTGGCCAAACCTGCACAGAGGATTGGAGCGGCTTCTTCAGAAGACAATTCGTCAGGAATAGCGATTAACCCGGTGTGTAACACCAACATCATCTCAGCATATCCACCCTCACAAGTGGCTCCGACGTAGAGTTGGTTTGTACAGAGATGAAACTGCCCTTTTCGACATTGTATGCATTCATGACAATGCCCACCCAAACGGCCGACTCCAACCCGCTGCCCAATTTTCCAGCAATTGGGAACATCCTCTCCCTTAGCAGCAATTCGACCAACAACCTCATGACCTGGCACCCTCGGAACATCACTCGACGCGGCGATATCAATATCGGATATATCAGCACCACACATCCCACATGCCTCAACTTCAATAAGCACCTGCTTACTGCTAGGCGGTTGCACCTTCTTTTCAATAAGTTCAAGCTCTCCAGACGCAGAAACTTGCAGTGCTTTGTAAGTCTTCCTCATATTTATCCCTTTAACTCTCAGCCTTATCAAGCTTCTGTTGTAACAATTGCTTCACCCCATTGAATGAAGCATCTACGGCTCCTGCGATATAGCCAGGATATTGGGTTGACCACTCCGTAGCGATACCGATTAGCCTCTGTCTCCAGGGCTCTGAAGCAATGCAAGGCGGCGGTATCGGATGTGCACCCATCTGATCTAAATCTGAAAGTGTTGAAGTGTATTTATCTGCACTCCAATCCTTTATGAAATCAAACTTGGGATTGGCGGCTTCAGGCCCGAACAATCTTTTCAGTTGCTTGCGACAGCGCTCCTTCAACTCCGACTCGGGAAAGGTACTTCGAACGGAGGCTGGCAACTCAAAAAAACCAAAAAGAGCTGGCACACCTATATCTGAGGAGGCATCGTGAATTTCCCCAAGCGGTCCATAATCACTACGTGCATCTCCAGATAAATGATCAGTCTTCCAGAATGGTTCATCGTAAATCGCTAGATATTTGGCGTGAGTTGCCATCCAAGTATTAACCCCCATCCATGCTTGATAAGTCTCCTCTGGTAAATGAGGAGAAAAGTCGATTGTTGATGCAGCTAGCCTGGGGGGAATTGCCAGCAAGATATGATCTGCAATCCATTGAGTACCGTTTGCAGTTATACAAACCTTGTTGCTACTGTATTCAACCCCAGTGACGGTATGATCTGTTAGGACTTTGGCAGGCTGGATTGCTTGCTTGATGGCATTGATCAATGCGTGCATGCCGCCCGAAACCCTCATCATTGGTGGATAAGAGGTATACCCGTTGACGCGAATTGGCCTTCCCAAATCAGCTCTATCAATGAGCATTTCACCAACTTCATGTTGCGGATAAACTTGCAAACCGAAGCGCTTAATGACAGCATCCAGACGAGTTTGAATCTTGGGCCAGTACCATGTTCCCCCGAGATCGAAATGCTTAAGCTGCTCGTTAAACTGCACATGCTCATCGGCGGCACTGGGAGAACTTAACCTCCCACCCAAGGAATCCTTCGCCTCAAACAGAATGTAATTAGTGATACCGCTTTGTTCGAGCAGA is part of the Merismopedia glauca CCAP 1448/3 genome and encodes:
- a CDS encoding zinc-binding dehydrogenase, with translation MRKTYKALQVSASGELELIEKKVQPPSSKQVLIEVEACGMCGADISDIDIAASSDVPRVPGHEVVGRIAAKGEDVPNCWKIGQRVGVGRLGGHCHECIQCRKGQFHLCTNQLYVGATCEGGYAEMMLVLHTGLIAIPDELSSEEAAPILCAGLATFNALKKSSAQAGDGVAILGIGGLGHMAVQYARKMGFKVIAIGRGEHDVKDLRHLGAHLFIDAGRTDSIDQLKSAGGVQAIISTVPTASDVAPFLSTLSPQGKVILLGAGKATLEISPGGLVGGERCVEGSFTGTPYETERALDFSVLFEVIPKVETTPMYLANEALAKLRAGKVNYRMVLIMRKELHADCS
- a CDS encoding flavin monoamine oxidase family protein — translated: MNEAHVAIIGGGLSGLYAAYLLEQSGITNYILFEAKDSLGGRLSSPSAADEHVQFNEQLKHFDLGGTWYWPKIQTRLDAVIKRFGLQVYPQHEVGEMLIDRADLGRPIRVNGYTSYPPMMRVSGGMHALINAIKQAIQPAKVLTDHTVTGVEYSSNKVCITANGTQWIADHILLAIPPRLAASTIDFSPHLPEETYQAWMGVNTWMATHAKYLAIYDEPFWKTDHLSGDARSDYGPLGEIHDASSDIGVPALFGFFELPASVRSTFPESELKERCRKQLKRLFGPEAANPKFDFIKDWSADKYTSTLSDLDQMGAHPIPPPCIASEPWRQRLIGIATEWSTQYPGYIAGAVDASFNGVKQLLQQKLDKAES